The window CTTAATCAGTGTCATTCTGTTGTCATTGATGCATGCTCTGTTCTCAATAGGGGGATTTTCTGCTGCTCTCCCAGTTAAAAATGGGAGGTTGTCCCCAGAAGCTGCTGCTGTTCCCGGTCTTGGCTTTCATGGAGCTCATGAAAAGGATGGGGAATTTATAACAGAGCCATACCGCCAAATTGTAACTTTAgcaaaatatgccattaaaaatGGACTAAATTTTGTCTCTTGTAATTTTTGACTTAAGTGGTCctgactgaaataaaaattctgacataatttactcacacttaagtagttccaaaccaagtggcaacctcccccagtttctcgtgaagccaatacggaagtgacttaaactgcaattcatcgactggccgctagggacaggctgcagaagtgagcagaatctcattgaccatcatgttaaattagccaagtttacagcagaaaaaaacatgtttacagtctgGTTCAAATTgaggttttggtctatactgcgaattttgcccttcatgacaactctgaggggggtgaatttttttatagctcatctgtttaaattatattaagccttaaagttctgcataattaagggcgtggtcacttgagtgacaggtatgccgctgctgtctgtgagccgtcatgttacctcagcagctcatttcagccgctgaatttggcatctcagtcgtatttgtgcttttttctggattattttatacaatatatggcttgctgcatactcgagacTGATGTgcgtctgtgtacatgtgctcacatgcggaagataaacagaacacacgttgttggatcgtcgtggcattggctaaaagttttgttcctgagatttactacaatgacaataccaggaggatatacagctccgacagcactgcttggatataactaaaactgctgcactattttgaaaaattatactttggacacgtgctcattagtttgagagaacatttgagagatatacatctggtacatatatatataatatatatatatatatatatatatatatatatatatatatatatatatatatatatatatatatatatatatatatatatatatatatatatatatatatacccaagtgccacagattggattcatctcgcgatctctatttcattataaaggaatgaaatcccatttgatttgggttatttgcacaccccacacaaattaattagcctactggtgttggagcatctataacgttattgtaaaaaaagcaccgtagattgacagtaaacctttagtactttctaattgtattgttatctttattaatattttagatagtatctaagatagatagctaggcgggcgtggtttcagcaacaagtcgcatgggctccaactacgtcccgcctctttgcccattttcagttatccgggagtgacgtgcggtgatgCGCAgttaagatggccgcggcctcattttcgcgtcaaaactgctgttcagaactctatgggtgacgtcacggacactacgtccatattttttttacagtctatgttccaaacctgtataaatttctttgttctgctgaacacaaagaaagatatttggaagaatgttagtaaccaaacagatctcgccccccatttactaccatagtaggaagaGTAagtactatggtagtcaataggggatgagatctgcttggttacaaacattcttccaaatatcttcctttttgtatagcagaacaaagaaattcatacaggtttggaacaacttaagggttagtaaatgatgacagaattttcatttttgggtgaactatctctttaactgGATGCATTTTATTCACCCACACATACCCTGGCTTTTAAATATTTTGGGTAATTTGATGGTTCTTTCAGTTAGCAATATATGTGTTACCAGCTCAATCTGCAGATTTTCTCTCAAAattagcacacacacacacaaaaccctgaacaaaaaacaaaatttattgTATTATCATAACTGTTTCTGAGCCAGTCTAATGTAAAAACTGGTCTAAAACTTGATTAAAACCACAAGTAAATTGATTGAGAAACGTCTCTTAACACGTGACTGTTGATTTGTCAAGCGATGGCGCCAGAGAAGCGCACTAATTCTCTAAAAGCTGGTCTAAAACTAGATTAAAACCACAAGTAAACTGATTGAGAAACGTCTCCTCACACGTGACTGTTGATTTGTCAAGCGATGGCGCTAGAGAAGCGCGCTGATTCTGCCCTATGACGTAATTGATTCGAAGTTCTGCTTTAGATTTACTCTCAGTAATATCTGTGCGTCCTGCAAATAATTCATATAGCTAATATTCCAGTTTAAACTGAATGTCCTTTTTAGTCCGtcgatatttattattaaaaagaaaTCAGTAGGTGTTTTTTTTAGCGTTTTGTGTCGCTGAAAACGACATTTTTTTTCGTGAAGAACATACGCTCGCTGAAAACAGGATGAAAACAGAGGTGTCAGCCGCTGCTACATTCATCAGCGGTTTACTGAGCAGCAGCGTCTCTCTCACTGGAGACCAGCTGCAGCtcttcactcactcactcactgatgCGCTTCTAGGTGAGAGAAGAGGATGTGTGTGGGTTGGCCTGCTTTACTTTACTGAGTATTCATACGCCTCtgatatcctttttttttttttgattgtatTTAACAtcttgacatatatatatatatatatatatatatatatatatatatatatatatatatatatatatattaataataaaaatatatatatatattttttttgattGTATTTAACAtcttgacatatatatatatatatatatatatatatatatatatatatatatatatatatatatataattatattatattatattaataaaaaaaaatatatatatatatatatatatatatatattttttttttttttttttatttttttttttttaaacatagaTGCCATCAGTAACATTCTTTTGAATAatctattgttatttttatgacaaataataataaaatgctttaaaacattTGTAAAGTTTCTGTATGCAGTTTGATATGTCTCTCTTTTAGAGCACTATCGGCACCATTGGTTTCCTCATGCTCCCTGCAGAGGCTCTGGCTACAGATGTTTACGGATCAACCGTAAAATGGACCCTCTCATAGGAAAAGCAGCCTCTGCTGTTGGACTTACACAAGAGCAGCTTTTCTCATCACTTCCAATAGAGCTGACCCTGTGGGTGGACCCTTCCGAGGTGTCCTATCGGATTGGTGAGGATGGATCCATCTGTTCTCTCTACAAGTCCTCAGTGATACGGCCTAAAAGTGCCTCCTCAGCAGATACGTCAGCCCACAGGAAGGAGAAACTGAAAACCAGACGATTGAATTGATTAAAAGGGTTCAACATAAAGGAAGGGTCTTTGTTTTGAGAGATTTTGAAACCCTCTCTCTATGTAAATTCTGCacttgtttaaaacattaaaggaGTAACTGAATGTGCAACATAAATGGTGCATGCATCCTACATATGTCCACAAGCACAAAGATCATGATCATTTAATTTTGGTTAGTGTAATCTTTTAATCTGAAATTGTATGAAAACACTCACATTTGATTCTTGAAGAAATGAGTAACAGTTTTTCCCCAAGTAtgacaaatgaaaaatatttaaaaaactgaaTATTAATGGAATGGCacaatttgtgtaaaaataaattagattttttaattAGGCTAGTAGGCCCCCAATTccaaacccattccatgaagttCCCCCCACACAGATTTTGTGTGGATATTAATGCCAGTGGAAATTTGGAATCAGCATTGGTGACTTTTACGTACCATGCGCCTCAGCACTCAGTAACCCCGCTCTGTGACTTTACGTGGTCTTTGCGTCATGGCTGAGTTGATGCTGTTCCTAAATGCTTCCACTTTCCAATAATAACACTTACAGTTGACCATGGAATATCTAGCAGGGATAAAATTTCAGAAACTGACTTGCTGCAAAGGTGGCATCCTATCACAGTACCACAAGCAAATTCACTGAGCTCTTTAGAACTACCCATTTTTTTACAGGCTGCATGGCTAGGTGCTTGATTATAATAATTAAGAGGTGcgtcccaatacttttgtccATATATTGTACTTCtgacatattttttattaacactTATGTACATACTTAttctattttataaaataaaaatattatatataaaacttagatgaaaatgagaaatgttcacttggcaactaactgaaacctaatttaaagggttagttcaaccaaaaatgaaatttctgtcattaaagctgcagtaagtccgtaagttttgcctctttgtcgccatctctgtttgaaacctgcaattacagttatttgcggaattatcatcttcatgtgggttgtgcatcggcacgactcctcagcgcggatgaatctaatgttttgaggtgCAGCAGTGTGGATCTTCACTGTACTTTTTAAATGCTACGTCTTGTATGTATGTCCAAATTAAGACGTTttaccggaaaatgtcatctatGTCAATGTCAATgtcaagtaagtaacatgtcatCCACTTTTgttgtgcaaattattattgttatactttgttctcgaattgttaatgttaaaaacttaaacattgcgtgactatgtgtatgtatatgtgtattatCGTTATCCATAACTGTATGGATTAAGCGAAAACGTGTGCTACTGTTACCATATTACCCAATGAACCATTGAAATGTCTTAActgtccagcagaaaaatagccATCTCTGCGTCCGTTTTTTGGTCACGTCAACTTTCAAAAGCCCTGCCGACATCTCTTGTTTTCGCACAGACCCGGTCGCTTTCCCTTTTTTAGGCTCTCCGTAGTCCACACTCCGCAGTGTGGTAAAATTCTTTTACTTCGTTTTTACCACAGTTGTCGATTTAAACTTTCTGAATTACAAGCCACCATCTCaagtttaaatacatttcagcTGCTGTAAGAAAAGGCTACAAATGATGCGCCACCAGCAGCATCCACACATGCGATACTAGCTGTATACAGACGTgataatgacgcaaagacaaacGTCAGCAAACTATTATTTTGGTAGGATTTCCCGCGAAATCCTACCAGTGTCACTtgcattataaaacattattacaagcttaccgttgtgaatcgagctgaatatagatagttttgaacactgattGATTATCTACTTTCTCAGTAATTGATTTAGGATACTTTTTAACCCCAAAAAAGTTActgacagcagctttaattgctcactctcatgtcgttccacacccgcaagtctttcattcatcttcggaacacaaattaagatataaatCTGAGAGGTAAGTTATATgacttgtccatagacagcaatataatcactttcaaggtccagaaaggttctaaagacatagttaaaacagccgatgtgactgcagtggttcaaccttaattttatgaagcaacgagaatactttttatgcgcaaaaacaaaacaaaaataacgactttatttaacaatctcttctcttccctgtcttTATCCTTATGCAGCTgacgcagtaagcacagtgaaggcttccgtgtttacgcccgaatgccggctcagtattggccaaagctgatcatgtgagcagcacaacACGTGTACAATAATGAGCGCTGGATGTTAATAacatgagaatgacacagaagagaagatattgttgaataaagtcaatatttttgttgtttttgcgcacttcataacattaaggttgaaccactgcagtcacgtcgactattttaatgatgtctttagtacctttctggaccttaaaagtggtgattaaattgctgtctatggatgagtcatatacctctcgaatttcatcaaaaatatcttaatttgtgtctgAAGATGGATGAAGGTATTACGtgtgtggaacaacataagggtgagtgacagaattttaatttttgggtgaactaaccctttaatattagtTGTTACTTAACTAATATATTTTCCCTGATAGAAGCCCAAACGTTAAGCCTTCATTCACTCTCACATCTGTTGAGATGTTCACACTCTCTCCATTATGCATCAGTTGGTAGAGCTGCAGGCAAACCATGCAGAATAATATCCGGACTTTGCCGCAAAGATGCTTttcctttaataataattttgctgATCTTTTTCTTTATCTGTATATTAAACTGTCCAGTCTGTCTAGGCTTCATCATACGTCCCATCAGGTTAAGTAACGGCACCCAGAGGGAGGTTGAGGAAGTGTGCTTTAAAAGTCTTGGAATGCATTTGTTTGAACACCTGGTTAATTCTGCTCCCAGGTTATCACATGCCTCCGATAAAAACAAGCAGTACTCCAAAAGTGCTCAAAACCCAGCGGATCGCTGTTAAAGCCATCAGATCCGTCTCGATTTACAGAGATTTATAAAAGTGAAGTTATGTATATCATTCAGCATGGCAACCGAATGATGTTTGAAATCTATTTCACAGCACTTTGTCATGCATTTGCGGTTTAAAGACAATATTATTTCTATTAATTCTATTTTGTCTTAATCAAAAACAGGGGGACAGAAgtgtttttttcctcttctcTCAGTCCCATCCCCTGATATACCTACCAAAAACAGACAGCTGCATTTCTAACAATAAATGTCACATGAGTTGGACAACACACTCTTTTCATAATCTTAACTCACATGAGATTAATCGATTGCTTTTTTGAGTTTGCAAGTTTTAAAAGTTCACcatgttcaaaaatgctgtcCAAGATTCCTGAACTAATAATAATTTCCTGTTGAACTCCATCCTTTATTTCCATAGCCAGCACTGTTCATTCTCCCCTATATTTTCCCTTTATTTTTCCAAATCACAGTGTTCCCTGAAAATGTCTCATTATATCACTAAAGGGAGGAACAGGTCTTAAAGTTATTATAAGATCATGTTTATTCACAAGAAGACAGCAAAATAAATCAGTTTCAAAGTGTTTTTATCCACTTTACTCACTTTAAGcacaatttcaaaacacaagcaCATGGACATAAAATGGATTAGTAATCAATACATCTTCATTACAGTTTATTTTGGCAGGAATGGGAGCGAGTGATTCGTTAAATAACCTTCCGACAGCACAGAGTGGGTTAAGGCCAGTTTCATGAATTGTTTTTTAATGGTTCACAGGCAGTCACTGCAGAGAAGCTCTTTAAAGGTCTCATTTTACTCAGAGGCTGTGACACACTGCGCTGCTCTTCACACAGGACAAGAACTGTTTCTCCTCACAACAGGATGGATCTCAGGATTTTACTCTTTTTCGTGATCGTGCCGTGGATATTTTGTGAAACGGCAAGAACCAATAAAGTGGTACCTAGACACAAAGGGGTTTTGAAAGTAGTAGATGATGAAGAATTTATCTCAGAGAGTAGAGTTGTCATGGAAGCCAAGAAACCAAAGGTACGACAATTTAATGCTGATTATGCATTTGTATACAGAAATTTGtaaaaagaattgtgatattaaaatagaattttGCTTAACATACTGATGTTTTTGATGGctaaatcaaatatatatagAATGCCAGATATCATAAATCTGTTCCAAGAAAGGTATGCAATGGAAAACCTGTTAAATCCATAATGGGATTGTGTCCAATGGAAAACAGTGCAATCGGCAAGTTATCTGGGAACTCATGAGCACAATGAAAGGCAAAATAGCATGCGAACTGGTTGAACCCATTGATTTTGAGAGGAAACAAAATAATGCAATTTTCTTGTCATCTGCTTTACTATAGAAAAAGGTCATTCTTAACACAGACTATGATAGTCCAGCTGATACAGATGATGAAAGTCCAGGAGCAGATGATAAAGAGGAAAGGGGTATCTATTCTTTACTttaattttgcattaatttaattaaaagtaatatttgagcctctttgtttttattttcattttatttttcagaactTCCTACTtgcctgatgtgtgtgtgtctaactGGCTCGGTGTATTGCGAGGAAGTTTCTCCAGACATGACAACAGTTCCACCACTGCCAAAGGAAACAGCTTACCTCTATGCGCGCTTCAACAAAATcactaaaataacaaacaaagacTTTGCTGATGTTGGTATGGGATGCTAGAATGTTTTTTGGGTGTGTCCACCAATTACACAATGTGTAATGATTGGAACCGGATCAATGTAATTAGGGCAACTGAGTGAAACTTTCCTCGAGACTATTTTGAAAGGCTCCAACAGAACTGAGAAAGGTCCCTTAGAGCCACTAGTATAGAAGGGGAGACAAATCTAGAAGGTTTTGTGCATTTAAATagatagttaacccaaaaatgaaaattctgtcatcatttgctcaccctcatgttgttccaaacacctgcgactttctttcttttggacATTTGGATCTCAttgacttaaaaataaaggttcatgATTTCACACTAACATACAATTGGAAATATAGTATAGagtatttggcatgctgtccgaggagagggaaCCAAGCTCGGAATTTGCCCAGAACCCAGAGCACTCCCCCAATCCCTGGCTGGGATAGGAATAATCGAGAGTGAGGAGttggggtggaggagggatgctggaaaaaatatcatgtaacaGAGGTAAGACGGCTCTATATATATAAGCCTCCTCTTGCACTGATTGGGCTGATTATCTGAACGTGCTCCTCCCAAAgtaaaacataatttctttattggcatctatggttcAATACAGAACTTTTAAAATCCATGGAACCATTTCATTGCATAAAAGGGTtcttcagattattaaaatgttcatcACTCTAAGAAAGCGTCTTTTTAGAACTGTCAACTGAAAGGTTAATTGGGGAACCTAAAATAGCATCACTCGAAAAAGTcctttttggaacctttatttttaagagtgcatgGACAAAAGCCACAGaagtcatacagttttggaatggcatgagggtaagtaaatgatgacaatgatGATCATAAGTTTATAAAAAGCTAAAAAATTCAGTTGTACCCCCATGGTAATGTCcaaatttgtaaatatatataaacaaatggtgctatatagtactaaaagtggttctttggctcgtaatcataggggaatcactttaagtgctgtatagcaccaaatcttggtgcttcaatggttcttcagcggttctttgaGGTGGTTAAGGTGGTATATAGCACCACTGCTgtataaagaacattttaagcccctttaaaggttctttacgaGACAAAGAACCACCATTGTTGCTgtttagcaccatttttgttgaagaaataaaatgcaatatggCACCTCTTATGGGTTCTACATAGCACCATTTGACAAAAGTGctgtagagcacctttaaagatatggtgctacatagcaccaaaagtggttcccctatgattatgagcaaagaaccacttttagtgctatatagcacttttttctttcatattATATTTCTTTACAGCTACGCTGAGAAGAATTGACCTGTCTGGCAACCTCATCTCTGAGATAGAAGATGGAGCATTTTCAAAACTTGATCATCTTGAGGAACTAACACTCGCTGAGAACAAGCTGGTCAAACTGCCAATGCTACCATCCAAACTTGTGTCTCTCAATGTCAATCACAATCTACTTAAAACAAAGGGAGTGAAAGCAAACATTTTCAAGGTAAAAGTGAACAAAAGAAAGAATCTTAAATGTTATTGATagaattttgttttgttcattgtGGCTGGCTTCCATCTTTTGCATTAGAAACTCAGCAAGCTGTCATACCTGTACCTTGGAGACAACGGGTTGGAGGCCGTCCCACCGCTTCCGGAAAGTCTGCGTGTGGTTCATCTACATGTACGGCCATCTCTGTATAGTCTCAATATATTTATACTGTAGTATTTAGTATGTGTCCCTAAATGTATGaatacttttaaaatgattttcagAACAACAACATAACGTCACTGACGGATGACACGTTCTGCAAAGGAAACAACACGCACTACATCAGGTACAACATGCAGGAAGTTCGGCTCGATGGAAATCCGATAACCCTGGCTCAACATCCCAACAGCTTCATCTGTTTGAGAGCTCTACCGATTGGACACTACAAGTAATTCGCTGAGAAGAAGAAAATGTTCCTTGAGCCATCATCCAATTGGCAACTGCTGTTATAATGTTAGACAGCACATTCACAAAGATTTAACAGTGTAATAAAGAATATTGACTTTTAAGACTTTTCAGTGCATCGCACATGTAGAAGTTTAAGATCATTTAGATAATTGTTAAGACACATATACAGGCAATAACAAGTATTTTCTTGACTTTCCTTCTGTGTAatcattttgttatatttttgttcaagattttgtagtaaaagtaaaagttgcaAAATAAGAAGTAAGATGTGAGGCAATAAATGTCTATAAATCTAAACTTGGAAAATGATATTCCGTGGGATTTTTACTGACATCCATTGCTggtaaataaattcattttggACCAACAGAGTTTGCTGGATTTTATCTTCATAAATGTAACACAAAGTATACtataactgatttttttttctgccacagctaagtagaaaaaaaaaagattctgtaagtcataataatgagaatcTTTCATAATTATGGCTTAGTTTATCATTATATTGATAACATTTCTCATAACTGACTtcaaggtgatagagaggatttttttgtcgactgagaatccaaagaccgttactgagtttttgaaatgagcgcatgcgtaagaacaacccccctccttcacagctcatttcaaaggaacgcctcccaaaactcgtgcacgagtattggaacacgagtgtttaccaccggcattcccTGTGTCGTTTTAGTGGAtacattatgtcggactcaccgcaggtaactcataatctgcagttgttactcctgtctcctgacaaaaacattgcatgcggtgcctgtagagtgtggaaagttactggagcgcgcagctgcgctcgtctctcacaaggaacgtcacggcagtgattgacaagccagagggccaatcgtttacgcgatcatcgatgtttttaaggccctacctcgtgcacagatgatgtatattaatattattactttcagtgcatctaataaatagtcttttatcagttagtaaagacagtttcaagtaatattgcaaaaatgtataaaacaaaacatcctatttagcacctttaacattgcATAGTAATAAGAAAGTCAATACAAGAAAGTTTGtcattaagtcattattatgagtaAGTTTCTCTTTATTATGGGAAGTCATTCGATTTTTTGTCTAATTTTATGACATTAACTTAAGTTTTTAAGTTAACATTTTTCCTTATGAGATAAgcaaaaattaaacaagaaagtttctcattattatgagatattaaaggtagggtaggcaattttttataaacactttttgttatactggttgaaactctctcacaacctgatagcaatcaataattgaagtggtctaaatattaaaacgtacatatatcttctgtggaagtctcaggagcaaaaaatgttcatccaatcgTTTCATTCGGTCTGAGTGCAATGAtacgatgtcctacctgcctgtcaacagCTGgatcccaattcagaggctgcatcttTTGAAAGCTGCATTCGAAGGCCGATTGCGCCCCAGTGGCATGACGAAGACTTAAAATGCGGTCTTCAAATGCATCCTTCGTGTCCCGTGAAATGAAGGATACAACAGATGGATCCTTTGTGGCCTTGCCTAACCCAGAATTCATTGCACACCagtgatgacaggattttttttttgagtgaaattgccgaattacacttttaaatgtaagtattgGGTTTCAGCTTACTGAAATATCTAATCATAtagatgtaaaaataaaacccCCCTTTAAAGCTGCTCAAATGTTGACTTGTATCTTACTAAGATGCGATTATATATTGGGATGCAGCAAACATTTAAGGTgcttctctttttttatttgtgcatCATCGTTTCCTTTCTCGCATCTTAGCTCCACAACCttaggatgcgagggaaggataCACCTatgtatcctcgctcatgactcctcaggaagcttAACCGCTCCTCGAGGTGTAATTAGAGAAtcgagatgtccttcaagatggctgaatTTGATCGGTTTCCGGATCACAGGCTGGAGGATAGAGGAGCGAGGAAATGAGGTAGAATCAACTTgagtattgagaagcacccatgtatttccatacctctgctcacacagacatcacaaGTCATCAGCGTATTCTAtatgcagagttgtagacaCTCACCAAGCACTACAAACAAACtgcagccaccttttacagttcctcctgaaccaaaacaacaagcttatgctgcattcacgccaTGTCATAAACGTAATTACAAGATGGCACCTTTGACATGCTACCTGTAGCTGTTTATGTCCTCAGACTCTGATTTATGCAACACTAAAAATGccgaaattaatctgcagcagtcaggtggtacaagtaagaGCTCTGTAAATTAggctgcgttcacgccacctcgtatttaccggaatatTGAGATGATAACACGTGACGTAATATTCAGAGCTGTTCATGTCCTTGGACTGgtaattatgcgtttccatggcaccactatcaacacCTATGAATCTActgcggtcaggtggtacagcggccacgtgctTTCAGAAatctcccagcttacaagctgtaattacaagCTCTACAAGGtcgtgaatgctttttacaagctagaatctcgtaactacaggaattacgaggctgtgtgaacgcacccttatttacatttattatttttgtaatgttatgtgctttgagacatgaggtaatttaacgcCATCTCCCGTGACGCTTTGCAGACTGTGTTGTGTGCATTCAtctgttttggaggaggcgtggctttggagacgcTCTGAAGTTAGGGTGGGATtgcatgctttcaaagctagcttgctattgttAGCCTCACCAAAAttacctaccctacctttaagtcATGATTATGAGAATGTTTAAGAGATACCaagtcattttattatttttttatgatgtttttttttcattacaagacactaaattatatttttttctgtatttaagATATTAActcattcatttattatttttagataCTAAGCCATAATTAcaagaaagtttctcattattatatGCTGTCATTATTATGAG of the Megalobrama amblycephala isolate DHTTF-2021 linkage group LG24, ASM1881202v1, whole genome shotgun sequence genome contains:
- the ognb gene encoding osteoglycin, paralog b encodes the protein MSKLRRFTGKCHLCQCQCQAVTAEKLFKGLILLRGCDTLRCSSHRTRTVSPHNRMDLRILLFFVIVPWIFCETARTNKVVPRHKGVLKVVDDEEFISESRVVMEAKKPKKKVILNTDYDSPADTDDESPGADDKEERELPTCLMCVCLTGSVYCEEVSPDMTTVPPLPKETAYLYARFNKITKITNKDFADVATLRRIDLSGNLISEIEDGAFSKLDHLEELTLAENKLVKLPMLPSKLVSLNVNHNLLKTKGVKANIFKKLSKLSYLYLGDNGLEAVPPLPESLRVVHLHNNNITSLTDDTFCKGNNTHYIRYNMQEVRLDGNPITLAQHPNSFICLRALPIGHYK
- the LOC125259576 gene encoding protein BTG1-like, translating into MKTEVSAAATFISGLLSSSVSLTGDQLQLFTHSLTDALLEHYRHHWFPHAPCRGSGYRCLRINRKMDPLIGKAASAVGLTQEQLFSSLPIELTLWVDPSEVSYRIGEDGSICSLYKSSVIRPKSASSADTSAHRKEKLKTRRLN